In Haemophilus parainfluenzae, one genomic interval encodes:
- the rlmM gene encoding 23S rRNA (cytidine(2498)-2'-O)-methyltransferase RlmM: MNKLALYCRIGFEKEVAAEITDRASERGVFGFARVVENSGYVIFECYQPGDADRLAREIPFNRLIFARQMIVVSDLLENLDPQDRISPILAQYKRIAEDINLKQAVELFVETSDTNEAKELSTFCRKFTVPLRQALKKQGWLQGKPNAKRGQILHCFFTQPNCCYVGYSYLGNNSTHFMGIPRLKFPADAPSRSTLKLEEAILTFIPRNEESKRLNENMVGVDLGACPGGWTYQLVKRGLFVYAVDHGKMAASLHDTGRIEHCPEDGFKFQPPKRKHIDWLVCDMVEQPSRIANLIGKWLINGWCRETIFNLKLPMKKRYQEVMLCLENLAVMLAEKELEFDIQAKHLYHDREEITVHIALK; the protein is encoded by the coding sequence ATGAATAAATTAGCCTTATATTGTCGAATTGGCTTTGAAAAAGAAGTCGCTGCAGAAATTACCGACCGAGCCTCTGAACGTGGTGTATTTGGTTTTGCTCGCGTAGTAGAAAACAGTGGCTATGTCATTTTTGAATGCTATCAACCAGGCGATGCGGATCGTCTAGCGCGAGAAATCCCTTTTAATCGTTTGATTTTTGCGCGTCAAATGATCGTTGTGTCAGATCTCTTAGAGAATCTCGATCCTCAAGATCGTATCTCACCAATTCTTGCTCAATATAAACGCATTGCAGAAGACATTAATCTTAAGCAAGCGGTAGAATTATTTGTTGAAACATCTGATACCAATGAAGCCAAAGAGCTTTCGACATTTTGCCGAAAATTTACCGTGCCGTTACGCCAAGCGTTAAAAAAACAAGGTTGGTTACAAGGTAAGCCGAATGCAAAGCGCGGTCAGATTTTACATTGTTTTTTCACTCAGCCGAATTGCTGCTATGTAGGGTATTCCTATCTTGGCAATAACTCAACCCATTTTATGGGGATACCACGTTTGAAATTCCCAGCGGATGCGCCAAGCCGTTCAACTTTAAAATTGGAAGAAGCGATTTTAACCTTTATTCCTCGAAATGAAGAAAGTAAACGCTTAAATGAAAATATGGTTGGCGTTGATCTCGGTGCATGCCCTGGCGGGTGGACCTATCAATTAGTGAAACGTGGTTTATTTGTATATGCAGTTGATCACGGCAAAATGGCGGCCAGTTTGCATGATACTGGCAGAATTGAGCATTGTCCTGAAGACGGATTTAAATTTCAACCGCCAAAACGTAAGCATATCGATTGGCTTGTGTGTGATATGGTGGAACAACCAAGCCGCATAGCCAATTTAATCGGAAAATGGCTGATTAACGGTTGGTGCCGAGAAACCATTTTCAACTTGAAATTGCCAATGAAAAAACGTTATCAAGAAGTGATGTTGTGCCTTGAAAATCTTGCAGTGATGTTGGCAGAAAAAGAACTGGAATTTGATATTCAGGCGAAGCATTTGTATCACGATCGCGAAGAGATTACGGTACATATTGCCTTAAAATAG
- a CDS encoding transcriptional regulator GcvA → MYKRLPPLNSLKSFESAARHLSFTKAADELFVTQAAVSHQIKLLEDFLGVELFIRKNRSLELTEFGKAYFVDINKVLRKLNEATERLLTLKAEPHLAISVPQTFGIQWLVPHLSDFNKQHPEIEVRLKGVDQDEGLLNKEIDIAIYYGKGDWENLQVDRLGEENLVILAAPSLLEKIPVRCPDDLKKHTLIHTHTRDNWQAMADYLKLDDLNIQQGPLFSHTFMALQAAVHGQGIALANRILAQQEIENGHLQIVLPAELRDPKSFYVVNHLDRLDDEQIQAFRTWIKDSIKLGKHE, encoded by the coding sequence ATGTATAAACGTTTGCCTCCCCTTAATTCATTGAAGTCTTTCGAATCTGCTGCACGACATTTGAGCTTCACAAAAGCAGCGGATGAACTTTTTGTGACACAAGCTGCAGTGAGCCATCAAATAAAATTATTAGAAGATTTTTTAGGTGTCGAGCTTTTTATACGTAAAAATCGTTCGCTCGAATTGACGGAATTTGGGAAAGCCTACTTTGTTGATATTAATAAAGTTTTACGAAAATTGAATGAAGCGACTGAACGTTTATTAACGCTTAAAGCTGAACCACATTTGGCAATTAGCGTGCCACAAACCTTTGGTATTCAATGGCTTGTGCCACATTTGAGTGATTTTAATAAGCAACATCCTGAAATTGAAGTACGCTTGAAGGGCGTCGATCAAGATGAAGGTTTATTGAATAAAGAAATTGATATTGCCATTTATTATGGCAAAGGCGATTGGGAAAATTTACAGGTTGATCGTTTAGGTGAAGAAAACCTCGTGATTTTGGCTGCGCCTTCATTGCTTGAGAAAATACCAGTTCGTTGTCCTGATGATTTGAAAAAGCATACGCTGATTCATACGCATACTCGAGATAACTGGCAAGCGATGGCGGATTATCTCAAATTAGATGATTTGAATATTCAGCAAGGCCCGTTATTTAGCCATACCTTTATGGCATTGCAAGCTGCCGTTCATGGGCAGGGTATTGCGCTAGCGAATCGTATTTTGGCTCAGCAAGAAATTGAAAACGGTCATTTGCAAATTGTGTTACCAGCCGAATTGCGGGATCCAAAATCATTCTATGTGGTCAATCATTTAGATCGTTTAGATGATGAACAAATTCAAGCCTTTAGAACATGGATTAAAGATTCAATTAAATTAGGAAAACATGAATAA
- a CDS encoding ankyrin repeat domain-containing protein, protein MNDDLTKLFLKYQDHPTFFSYSPITSVHDLGCMGETLLNLAVNSQNKKDVILLIENGANVNQQGELNFTPIQNACFYGNLDIIEVLLENGAKPNIKNEFGYDAYHYATEEHHDKKRSKEIMSLLKSYKYYR, encoded by the coding sequence ATGAATGACGATTTAACAAAACTTTTTTTAAAATATCAAGATCACCCAACTTTTTTCAGTTACTCGCCTATTACTTCTGTACATGATTTAGGATGCATGGGGGAAACATTATTAAACTTAGCAGTTAACTCTCAAAATAAAAAAGATGTTATCTTATTAATAGAAAATGGCGCAAACGTGAATCAACAAGGTGAGCTGAACTTTACTCCGATTCAAAATGCCTGTTTTTATGGAAATCTTGATATTATTGAAGTTCTTTTAGAGAATGGCGCCAAGCCAAACATAAAAAATGAATTCGGATATGATGCGTACCATTATGCAACAGAAGAACATCATGATAAAAAAAGATCTAAGGAAATAATGAGCTTACTAAAAAGTTATAAATATTATAGATAG
- a CDS encoding branched-chain amino acid aminotransferase has translation MKDLDWNNLGFSYIKTDYRFIAHWKDGKWDEGKLTTDNMLHIHEGSTAIHYGQQCFEGLKAYRCKDGSINLFRPDQNAKRMQHTSDRLLMPQVPTELFIRACKEVVKANQEWLGPYGSGATLYLRPFLFGTGENIGVKTAPEFIFSVFCCPVGAYFKGGLAPSNFITTDYDRAAPMGTGGVKVGGNYAASLLPHELAAEAGTPERKFADAIYLDPKTHTKIEEVGAANFFGITKDNKFITPASESILPSITKYSLLYIAKERLGMEAIEGDVYIDQLDQFAEAGACGTAAVITPVGGIQHKGKFHVFYSETEVGPVTRKLYNELTGIQFGDVEAPEGWIVKVE, from the coding sequence ATGAAAGACTTAGACTGGAACAACCTTGGATTTAGTTATATCAAAACAGATTACCGTTTCATCGCACATTGGAAAGATGGAAAATGGGATGAAGGTAAACTGACCACTGATAATATGTTACATATCCACGAAGGCTCAACTGCAATTCACTACGGTCAACAATGCTTTGAAGGCTTAAAAGCCTATCGTTGTAAAGACGGTTCAATTAACTTATTCCGTCCTGATCAAAATGCAAAACGCATGCAACACACATCTGATCGCTTATTAATGCCACAAGTACCAACCGAATTATTTATCCGTGCTTGTAAAGAAGTGGTAAAAGCCAACCAAGAATGGTTAGGCCCTTACGGTTCTGGTGCAACGTTATATTTACGTCCTTTCCTATTTGGTACTGGTGAAAATATCGGTGTGAAAACTGCACCTGAATTTATTTTCTCTGTATTCTGCTGCCCAGTGGGTGCATACTTCAAAGGTGGTTTAGCACCATCTAACTTCATTACTACTGATTACGACCGTGCAGCCCCTATGGGTACGGGTGGCGTAAAAGTGGGTGGTAACTATGCTGCAAGCTTACTTCCACATGAATTAGCGGCAGAAGCTGGCACACCAGAGCGTAAATTTGCAGATGCGATCTATCTCGATCCAAAAACACATACTAAAATTGAAGAAGTAGGTGCGGCAAACTTCTTTGGTATCACCAAAGATAATAAATTTATCACCCCAGCATCTGAATCCATTTTACCAAGTATCACCAAATACTCTTTGCTTTACATTGCAAAAGAGCGTTTAGGTATGGAAGCTATCGAAGGTGATGTGTATATCGATCAACTTGATCAATTTGCAGAAGCGGGAGCTTGTGGTACTGCCGCTGTGATTACGCCAGTAGGCGGTATTCAACACAAAGGTAAATTCCACGTGTTCTATTCAGAAACTGAAGTGGGCCCTGTTACACGTAAACTTTACAATGAATTAACCGGTATTCAATTCGGTGATGTTGAAGCGCCTGAAGGCTGGATTGTAAAAGTAGAATAA
- the putP gene encoding sodium/proline symporter PutP codes for MFGLDPTLITFSIYIFGMILIGVLAYYYTNNLSDYILGGRKLGSFVTAMSAGASDMSGWLLMGLPGAVYVSGLVEGWIAIGLILGAYFNWLLVAGRLRIYTEFNNNALTLPEYFHHRFGTSHNLLKIVSATIILAFFTIYCASGVVAGAKLFQNLFSVEYSTAIWYGALATIIYTFIGGFLAVSWTDTIQATLMIFALILTPLFIFLSLGDTSQFTEVLHQAEIAANKDFTDLFTATTPLGLLSLAAWGLGYFGQPHILARFMAAYSVKSLIKARRISMTWMVICLAGAIGIGFFGIPYFFANPGVASVVNNEPEQVFIELAKLLFNPWIAGILLSAILAAVMSTLSAQLLISSSSITEDFYKGFIRPKASEKELVWLGRAMVLVIAAIAIWIAQDEKSKVLKLVEFAWAGFGSAFGPVVLFSLFWKRMTSSAALIGMIVGATVVFSWKYVIPKTSEWFNVYEMLPGFTLASLAIIVVSLLSAEPENEVKETFEKAEKAYKEAK; via the coding sequence ATGTTTGGTTTAGACCCAACACTTATTACTTTTAGTATTTATATTTTCGGCATGATTTTAATCGGTGTCCTTGCCTATTATTATACGAACAACCTATCCGATTATATTTTAGGCGGCCGTAAACTCGGTAGTTTTGTAACCGCCATGTCTGCGGGTGCATCTGATATGTCTGGCTGGTTATTAATGGGCTTGCCAGGTGCGGTATATGTATCTGGTTTAGTAGAAGGTTGGATCGCCATTGGTTTAATTCTCGGCGCTTATTTTAACTGGTTACTCGTGGCTGGCCGTTTACGGATTTATACCGAATTTAACAACAATGCACTCACATTACCGGAATATTTCCATCATCGTTTTGGTACATCACACAATCTCTTAAAAATTGTGTCTGCGACAATCATCTTGGCATTCTTCACTATTTATTGTGCTTCAGGTGTGGTTGCGGGTGCTAAATTATTCCAAAACCTATTTTCTGTCGAATACTCTACGGCAATTTGGTACGGTGCATTAGCAACCATTATTTATACCTTTATCGGTGGATTTTTAGCGGTGAGTTGGACTGATACCATTCAAGCTACTTTGATGATTTTTGCCTTAATTTTAACGCCACTCTTCATCTTTTTAAGTTTGGGCGATACATCACAATTTACTGAAGTACTCCATCAAGCTGAAATCGCAGCGAATAAAGATTTCACCGATTTATTCACGGCGACCACACCATTAGGTTTATTAAGTTTAGCCGCTTGGGGCTTAGGTTATTTCGGTCAGCCACATATTCTTGCTCGCTTTATGGCGGCTTATTCGGTAAAATCATTAATCAAAGCACGCCGTATTAGTATGACATGGATGGTGATTTGCCTCGCAGGTGCGATTGGTATTGGCTTCTTCGGTATCCCTTATTTCTTTGCGAATCCTGGGGTTGCGAGCGTAGTAAATAATGAACCAGAACAAGTATTTATTGAACTGGCTAAATTGCTCTTTAATCCATGGATTGCCGGTATTCTACTGTCTGCAATTTTAGCGGCTGTGATGAGTACACTTTCTGCACAATTATTAATTTCTTCAAGCTCTATCACTGAAGATTTTTATAAAGGGTTTATTCGTCCAAAAGCGTCAGAAAAAGAATTAGTATGGTTAGGCCGTGCGATGGTTTTAGTTATTGCCGCTATCGCCATTTGGATTGCTCAAGATGAAAAAAGCAAAGTATTAAAACTCGTTGAATTTGCGTGGGCAGGATTTGGTTCAGCATTTGGTCCTGTGGTGCTTTTCTCCTTATTCTGGAAACGTATGACTTCTTCTGCAGCTTTAATTGGAATGATTGTGGGGGCTACCGTCGTATTTTCTTGGAAATATGTGATTCCTAAAACCAGTGAGTGGTTTAACGTCTATGAAATGCTCCCAGGTTTTACGCTTGCTAGCCTTGCAATTATTGTGGTTTCTCTCCTTTCTGCCGAACCAGAAAATGAAGTTAAAGAAACCTTTGAGAAAGCCGAAAAAGCCTATAAGGAAGCAAAATAA
- the cmoB gene encoding tRNA 5-methoxyuridine(34)/uridine 5-oxyacetic acid(34) synthase CmoB — protein MIDFRPFYQQIATTNLSAWLETLPLQLKEWEKQTHGDYAKWSKIVDFLPDLQADTIDLKNTVKSDRTSPLSEGEKQRIIHHLKQLMPWRKGPYHLFDIHVDCEWRSDFKWDRVLPHLAPLKDRTILDVGCGSGYHMWRMVGEGAKMVVGIDPTELFLCQFEAVRKLLNNDRRANLIPLGIEEMQPLAAFDTVFSMGVLYHRKSPLDHLTQLKNQLVKGGELVLETLVVDGDVNTVLVPSDRYAKMKNVYFIPSVAALINWLEKVGFTNVRCVDVATTTLEEQRKTDWLENESLIDFLDPNDHSKTIEGYQAPTRAVILANK, from the coding sequence ATGATTGATTTTCGTCCTTTTTATCAACAAATTGCCACTACCAATTTATCTGCTTGGCTAGAAACGTTGCCTTTGCAGTTAAAAGAATGGGAAAAACAAACCCATGGTGATTATGCAAAATGGTCAAAAATCGTAGATTTTCTCCCTGATTTGCAGGCAGATACTATTGATTTAAAAAATACGGTGAAATCTGACCGCACTTCCCCACTTTCAGAGGGTGAAAAACAACGCATTATCCATCATTTGAAGCAATTGATGCCGTGGCGAAAAGGACCTTATCATTTATTTGATATTCACGTGGATTGCGAATGGCGTTCTGATTTCAAATGGGATCGTGTTTTGCCTCATCTTGCGCCATTAAAGGATCGTACCATTTTAGATGTAGGCTGCGGTAGCGGTTACCATATGTGGCGAATGGTTGGTGAAGGTGCAAAAATGGTGGTGGGTATTGATCCAACCGAACTTTTCCTTTGCCAATTTGAAGCGGTTCGAAAATTACTAAATAACGATCGTCGAGCAAACTTAATCCCGTTAGGTATTGAAGAAATGCAACCACTTGCGGCATTTGATACCGTATTCTCAATGGGCGTACTCTATCACCGTAAATCACCGCTCGATCATCTCACTCAACTAAAAAATCAATTAGTAAAAGGTGGCGAGCTCGTCTTAGAAACCTTAGTGGTTGATGGCGATGTCAATACGGTATTAGTGCCTTCAGATCGCTATGCAAAAATGAAAAATGTGTATTTTATTCCTTCCGTTGCTGCACTCATCAATTGGTTGGAAAAAGTCGGCTTTACTAATGTGCGTTGTGTGGATGTCGCCACCACAACATTAGAAGAACAACGTAAAACTGATTGGTTAGAAAATGAAAGTTTGATTGATTTCTTAGATCCAAATGATCACAGTAAAACCATCGAAGGCTATCAAGCCCCAACTCGCGCAGTGATTTTAGCCAATAAATAA